A stretch of Fundicoccus culcitae DNA encodes these proteins:
- a CDS encoding glutaredoxin family protein, which produces MKNNITVYTTSTCPYCEMMKRFLTHNNLEFTEVNVQKDPIAANRLVQETGQYGVPQTNINGEWVLGFDQARVMQLVK; this is translated from the coding sequence ATGAAAAATAATATTACAGTATATACAACGAGCACTTGCCCTTATTGCGAAATGATGAAACGCTTTTTAACGCATAACAATTTGGAATTTACTGAAGTCAACGTTCAAAAAGACCCGATTGCTGCTAATCGTTTAGTGCAAGAAACGGGTCAATATGGTGTTCCACAAACAAATATTAACGGCGAATGGGTTCTAGGTTTTGACCAAGCCCGTGTGATGCAGTTAGTGAAATAA
- the trxB gene encoding thioredoxin-disulfide reductase has translation METKTYDVIIIGAGPAGLTAALYTSRANLSTLMIERGLPGGQMTSTELIENYPGYESILGNDLSTMMYDHALKFNAEYTYGDVEEIIDEGDWKKLLVGTDIYYAKAVIIASGAEYKKLGVDGEAELSGRGVSYCAVCDGAFFKNKELVVVGGGDSAVEEGVFLTRFADKVTIVHRRDELRAQKILQQRAFDNDKIDFVWNSTVKEIVETDGVVGQVVLESTTDHSEMIKEVDGVFVYIGMSPLSSPFANLNITTPEGYIVTNENMETAVPGIFAAGDIRDKQVRQVVTAAGDGSVAALAAQRYIESL, from the coding sequence ATAGAAACGAAGACATATGATGTGATTATTATCGGCGCGGGGCCGGCGGGCTTGACGGCTGCCTTGTATACGTCGCGGGCGAACTTATCGACTCTGATGATCGAGCGAGGCTTGCCGGGCGGGCAAATGACATCAACGGAATTGATTGAAAATTATCCTGGCTATGAAAGTATTTTGGGAAATGATTTATCAACTATGATGTATGATCACGCTTTAAAATTTAATGCAGAATATACTTATGGTGATGTGGAAGAAATTATTGATGAAGGCGATTGGAAAAAGCTGCTGGTGGGCACAGATATTTATTATGCGAAAGCAGTCATCATTGCTTCGGGCGCGGAGTACAAAAAGCTCGGGGTGGATGGCGAGGCGGAATTGTCGGGGCGCGGGGTGTCCTACTGCGCGGTTTGTGACGGAGCATTTTTCAAAAATAAAGAATTGGTTGTGGTGGGTGGCGGTGATTCGGCGGTTGAGGAAGGCGTTTTTCTGACGCGGTTTGCGGATAAAGTAACGATTGTTCACCGACGCGATGAGTTGCGGGCACAAAAGATTTTGCAACAACGCGCTTTTGATAACGACAAGATTGACTTTGTTTGGAATAGTACGGTGAAGGAAATTGTTGAAACGGATGGTGTGGTGGGGCAAGTCGTGCTTGAGTCCACGACGGATCACAGCGAAATGATTAAGGAAGTTGATGGCGTTTTTGTTTATATTGGCATGTCGCCGCTGTCCTCGCCTTTTGCCAATCTCAACATCACCACGCCCGAGGGCTACATTGTGACCAATGAAAATATGGAAACAGCTGTCCCTGGGATTTTTGCCGCGGGCGATATCCGCGACAAGCAAGTTCGCCAAGTTGTCACCGCCGCCGGAGACGGTAGCGTCGCAGCCCTTGCTGCTCAACGCTACATTGAATCTTTATAA
- the tnpC gene encoding IS66 family transposase, producing the protein MTKEELEILEKNKIIEEQALEIKHLQQDLKVANDKTDALALQLEEMTQKMLHFQKLLFGRKKETHVPNGQAAADTGEATNGSSGDTSSNESDDEKKTKVKGYTRRKKSVGRKTEILDQYPQKDINYYLSEEEQVCRDCHHSLSYVGLASITRELKFIPATLECINHRQHSYKCDHCSSQKDTDQFVKSKLPAQPFKNSFGSASMIAETVYQKYELKVPAHRQEQHWRKLGFPLSRTSICRWHIDASKYYLGFIFQAFHAELQKQDIVHADETTYRVLESKKSRTYYWVLHSSKHVENKVICFSHHDGRSGNLFKDVIGNFHGTIHCDMYVVYRNASDSSDDLELAACWAHLRRKFHEANVVIKGQGETPVSEIMEMINKIFEKEREWASLSIVDRLKKRQRILKKLFNELFTFIDQCAANGNPIGKFSEALVYAQNHRTRFYTVLNDGRLELSNNAAERAIRTVVMGRKNYPFAATFDGAQAGAVLLSLIETAKLHRVDGKQYIEYLLTHLPNIIDITNADLSRYLPWTDEIQEACGLKKVIGDAGYNKAA; encoded by the coding sequence ATGACAAAAGAAGAATTAGAAATCTTAGAAAAAAATAAAATTATTGAAGAACAAGCCTTGGAAATTAAACATCTCCAACAAGACTTAAAAGTAGCCAATGATAAGACCGATGCGTTAGCCCTTCAATTAGAAGAAATGACACAAAAAATGTTACACTTCCAAAAATTATTGTTTGGCCGTAAGAAAGAAACACATGTTCCTAATGGACAGGCCGCTGCTGACACGGGTGAGGCAACGAACGGATCATCAGGTGACACGAGTTCTAACGAGTCAGATGATGAAAAAAAAACAAAAGTAAAAGGCTACACCCGCCGAAAAAAATCCGTCGGAAGAAAAACTGAGATTCTAGATCAATATCCTCAAAAGGATATCAATTATTATTTATCTGAAGAGGAACAGGTGTGTCGTGATTGTCATCATTCTCTATCGTACGTCGGGTTAGCGAGTATCACGCGTGAACTCAAATTTATCCCAGCTACTTTAGAATGTATTAATCATCGTCAACACAGCTATAAATGCGACCACTGCTCGTCTCAAAAAGATACCGATCAATTTGTTAAATCGAAATTACCCGCGCAACCCTTTAAGAATAGTTTTGGTTCTGCTTCGATGATTGCCGAAACTGTTTATCAAAAATATGAACTTAAGGTACCCGCTCACCGCCAAGAACAACACTGGCGTAAATTAGGGTTCCCTTTATCCCGCACATCTATTTGTCGGTGGCATATTGATGCCAGCAAATATTATTTAGGGTTTATTTTCCAAGCCTTTCATGCGGAACTTCAAAAACAAGATATTGTTCATGCGGATGAAACTACTTATCGTGTCCTTGAAAGCAAGAAGAGCCGAACGTATTACTGGGTGCTTCACAGTTCAAAACACGTGGAAAATAAAGTCATTTGTTTTTCACATCACGATGGGCGTAGTGGCAACTTGTTTAAAGATGTCATTGGCAATTTCCACGGGACCATCCACTGTGATATGTATGTGGTCTATCGAAATGCGAGTGACTCCTCTGACGACCTCGAACTCGCTGCTTGTTGGGCACATTTACGGCGAAAATTTCACGAAGCCAATGTGGTTATCAAGGGACAAGGGGAGACGCCGGTTAGCGAAATCATGGAAATGATTAATAAAATCTTTGAAAAAGAGCGTGAATGGGCGTCATTATCGATTGTGGATCGACTTAAAAAGAGACAGAGGATTCTCAAAAAATTATTTAATGAGCTATTCACTTTTATCGACCAATGTGCCGCTAATGGTAATCCCATTGGTAAATTTAGTGAAGCGCTTGTCTATGCCCAAAATCATCGGACACGATTCTATACGGTTCTAAACGATGGACGTCTAGAGTTAAGTAATAACGCTGCTGAACGCGCCATACGAACTGTGGTCATGGGGAGAAAGAACTATCCATTTGCGGCGACTTTTGATGGTGCCCAAGCGGGGGCTGTTCTTCTCTCACTGATTGAAACGGCTAAGCTGCATCGCGTGGATGGGAAGCAATATATTGAATACTTACTTACCCATCTACCGAACATCATCGATATAACAAACGCAGATTTAAGCCGCTATCTGCCTTGGACCGATGAGATCCAAGAAGCGTGTGGGCTTAAAAAGGTAATTGGTGATGCTGGTTATAACAAAGCAGCCTGA
- the tnpB gene encoding IS66 family insertion sequence element accessory protein TnpB, producing MIDFTVPETLYLMPQFSPGNQALQRLLALIQSSAVFVRDKSAAYLFCNSKKKVLRIIYWDGQRFIELIYRIDGGVFQWPTTEPKFMEISLFQIERLLRGDSLNPPLKSSFIFND from the coding sequence ATGATCGATTTTACTGTACCAGAAACACTTTACTTGATGCCTCAATTCTCTCCAGGAAACCAAGCACTTCAACGACTCTTAGCCTTGATTCAATCGAGTGCCGTTTTTGTACGCGATAAGTCAGCTGCTTATCTATTTTGTAATAGTAAGAAAAAGGTCTTACGAATTATCTATTGGGATGGTCAGCGTTTTATTGAGCTGATTTATCGTATAGATGGCGGCGTCTTCCAATGGCCAACGACAGAACCAAAATTTATGGAAATTTCTCTCTTTCAAATCGAACGATTATTACGTGGAGATAGCTTGAATCCACCGCTAAAATCTTCTTTTATTTTCAACGATTAA